The Oharaeibacter diazotrophicus genome includes a window with the following:
- a CDS encoding type II toxin-antitoxin system VapC family toxin: MIVVDTSALVAILCDEPEAVRCRDVLENADLCVISAGTFQELLIVAAGRGLEEPARRLVAGMRMVVVDVTEELAELGSRCYRRWGKGAHPARLNFGDCFAYAVAEKWGLPLLYVGDDFARTDIRSALDPAT; this comes from the coding sequence ATGATCGTCGTCGACACGTCGGCCCTCGTCGCCATCCTCTGCGACGAGCCCGAGGCCGTGCGCTGCCGGGACGTGCTCGAGAACGCCGACCTGTGCGTCATATCGGCCGGCACGTTCCAGGAGCTCCTGATCGTCGCCGCCGGCCGCGGCCTGGAAGAACCTGCACGCCGGCTCGTCGCCGGCATGCGGATGGTGGTCGTCGACGTCACCGAGGAACTCGCGGAACTGGGATCGCGGTGCTACCGGCGCTGGGGCAAGGGCGCCCATCCCGCACGGCTCAACTTCGGCGACTGCTTCGCCTACGCGGTGGCGGAGAAATGGGGCCTTCCACTCCTGTACGTGGGCGACGACTTCGCCCGCACCGACATCCGCAGCGCGCTCGATCCGGCGACCTGA
- the nifE gene encoding nitrogenase iron-molybdenum cofactor biosynthesis protein NifE: MTQQARIQDAFHEPACEKNAAKDEKARKKGCSKPLTPGAAAGGCAFDGAKIVLQPITDAAHLVHGPLACEGNGYDNRHAASSGPTIYRTGFTTDLSELDVVMGQGEKKLYRAIREIVETHRPPAVFVYSTCVTALIGDDIEAVCRAAAEKFATPVVPVIAPGFAGAKQLGNKLAGQTLFDHVIGTREPDDAGPTDVNVIGEYNLSGELWQVKPLFERLGIRLRACITGDARYADVAAAHTARVNMMVCSAALINLARKMEERWGIPYFEGSFYGVEDTSDALRRTARLLVSRGADPALIERTEALIAEEEARVWRRLAPYRPLLEGRRVLLYTGGVKSWSVVSALMEMGMEIVGTSVRKSTPEDKARIKQLMKDDPHMFEAIAPRDMYRMLKDGEADIMLSGGRTQFIALKARTPWMDINQERHDAFAGYDGMVEMIAKIAGAIHNPVWAAVRRPAPWDAPRPAEDLAAPNWQAEALLAPAHGGPVLADAPADDDPPAPDGAFLKAFKGSDAQELGEC, translated from the coding sequence ATGACACAGCAAGCCAGGATCCAGGACGCCTTCCACGAGCCGGCCTGCGAGAAGAACGCGGCCAAGGACGAGAAGGCGCGCAAGAAGGGTTGCTCGAAGCCGCTGACGCCGGGCGCCGCCGCCGGCGGCTGCGCCTTCGACGGCGCCAAGATCGTGCTGCAGCCGATCACGGACGCCGCCCATCTCGTGCACGGACCGCTCGCCTGCGAGGGCAACGGCTACGACAACCGCCACGCCGCTTCGTCGGGCCCGACGATCTACCGGACCGGCTTCACCACCGACCTCTCCGAACTCGACGTGGTGATGGGCCAGGGCGAGAAGAAGCTCTACCGGGCGATCCGCGAGATCGTCGAGACGCACCGGCCGCCGGCCGTGTTCGTCTATTCCACCTGCGTCACCGCGCTGATCGGCGACGACATCGAGGCGGTGTGCCGGGCCGCGGCGGAGAAGTTCGCAACGCCGGTGGTGCCGGTGATCGCACCCGGCTTCGCCGGCGCCAAGCAACTCGGCAACAAGCTGGCCGGACAGACGCTGTTCGACCACGTGATCGGCACGCGCGAGCCCGACGACGCCGGCCCGACCGACGTCAACGTCATCGGCGAGTACAACCTCTCCGGCGAGCTCTGGCAGGTGAAGCCGCTGTTCGAGCGGCTCGGCATCCGCCTCCGGGCCTGCATCACCGGCGACGCCCGCTACGCCGACGTCGCCGCCGCGCACACGGCGCGGGTCAACATGATGGTGTGCTCGGCCGCGCTGATCAATCTCGCCCGCAAGATGGAGGAGCGCTGGGGAATCCCCTATTTCGAGGGCTCCTTCTACGGCGTCGAGGACACCTCGGACGCCCTGCGCCGGACCGCGCGGCTGCTGGTCTCCCGCGGCGCGGACCCGGCGCTGATCGAGCGCACCGAGGCGCTGATCGCCGAGGAGGAGGCGCGGGTGTGGCGGCGGCTCGCGCCCTATCGGCCGCTGCTCGAGGGCCGGCGGGTGCTGCTCTACACCGGCGGCGTCAAATCGTGGTCCGTGGTCTCGGCCCTGATGGAAATGGGCATGGAGATCGTCGGCACCTCGGTGCGCAAGTCCACCCCGGAGGACAAGGCCCGCATCAAGCAACTGATGAAGGACGACCCGCACATGTTCGAGGCGATCGCGCCGCGCGACATGTACCGGATGCTGAAGGACGGCGAGGCCGACATCATGTTGTCCGGCGGGCGCACCCAGTTCATCGCCCTGAAGGCGCGGACGCCCTGGATGGACATCAACCAGGAGCGCCACGACGCCTTCGCCGGCTACGACGGCATGGTCGAGATGATCGCCAAGATCGCCGGCGCGATCCACAACCCGGTCTGGGCGGCCGTCCGCCGGCCGGCGCCGTGGGACGCCCCGCGCCCGGCCGAGGACCTCGCCGCGCCGAACTGGCAGGCCGAAGCGCTGCTGGCGCCGGCCCACGGCGGCCCGGTGCTCGCCGACGCGCCCGCCGACGACGACCCGCCGGCGCCGGACGGCGCCTTCCTCAAGGCCTTCAAGGGCTCCGACGCCCAGGAACTCGGGGAGTGCTGA
- the nifN gene encoding nitrogenase iron-molybdenum cofactor biosynthesis protein NifN, whose protein sequence is MSIVVPRAKSASVNPLKQSAPLGAAMAYLGVEGAVPLFHGSQGCTAFALVAMVRHFKETIPIQTTAMNEVSTILGGADHLEEALLNLKTRMKPKLIGIASTALTETRGEDMAGEVGEILRRRAADLDGTTVVFASTPDFTGALEEGWAAATSAVIAALVPEGDAAGRDPTAVNILAGQHLTPGDVEALRDLAESFGLVPTILPDISLSLDGTVPDAWVPTSYGGTSRAAIAGMGRAAVTLAIGEHMAAPGRLLERRTGVPCRVLPAVTGLEDCDRLVVALAELSGRPVPERLKRERSRLVDAMLDGHLIVGGRAAVVAAEPDLLYAVTRLIAELGGRIVGAVTTAVGSRALERIPAADVLIGDLGDLERLAAEHGADLIATHSHGRRAAERLHRPHLRIGFPIFDRLGAQHRVSVGYAGTRDLIFEIANLLQSGDHAPTPADLDPFRDRAADAPTPRSH, encoded by the coding sequence ATGTCGATCGTCGTCCCGCGCGCCAAGTCGGCATCCGTCAACCCGCTGAAGCAGTCGGCGCCGCTCGGCGCGGCGATGGCCTATCTCGGCGTCGAGGGCGCCGTGCCGCTGTTCCACGGCAGCCAGGGCTGCACCGCCTTCGCACTGGTGGCGATGGTGCGCCACTTCAAGGAGACGATCCCGATCCAGACCACCGCCATGAACGAGGTCTCGACCATCCTCGGCGGTGCCGACCACCTCGAGGAGGCGCTGCTCAACCTCAAGACCCGGATGAAGCCGAAGCTGATCGGCATCGCCTCGACCGCCCTCACCGAGACGCGCGGCGAGGACATGGCGGGCGAAGTCGGCGAGATCCTGCGCCGGCGCGCCGCCGACCTCGACGGCACCACCGTGGTGTTCGCCTCGACGCCCGACTTCACCGGCGCGCTCGAGGAGGGCTGGGCGGCGGCGACGAGCGCGGTGATCGCCGCGCTGGTGCCGGAGGGCGACGCCGCCGGGCGCGATCCGACGGCGGTCAACATCCTCGCGGGGCAGCATCTGACGCCGGGCGACGTCGAGGCCCTGCGCGACCTCGCCGAGAGCTTCGGGCTCGTGCCGACCATCCTGCCGGACATCTCGCTGTCGCTCGACGGCACGGTGCCGGACGCCTGGGTGCCGACCAGCTACGGCGGCACCTCGCGCGCGGCGATCGCCGGGATGGGCCGGGCGGCGGTGACGCTGGCGATCGGCGAACACATGGCGGCACCGGGCCGGCTGCTCGAACGCAGGACCGGCGTGCCCTGCCGGGTGCTGCCGGCGGTGACCGGCCTCGAGGACTGCGACCGGCTGGTCGTGGCCCTCGCCGAGCTCTCCGGGCGGCCGGTGCCGGAGCGGCTGAAACGCGAGCGCTCGCGCCTCGTCGACGCCATGCTGGACGGCCACCTGATCGTCGGCGGCCGCGCCGCGGTGGTGGCGGCCGAACCGGACCTGCTCTACGCCGTGACGCGACTGATCGCCGAGCTCGGCGGGCGGATCGTGGGCGCGGTGACGACGGCGGTCGGCTCCAGGGCGCTGGAGCGCATCCCCGCCGCCGACGTGCTGATCGGCGACCTCGGCGACCTCGAGCGGCTCGCCGCCGAACACGGCGCCGACCTGATCGCCACCCACAGCCACGGCCGGCGCGCCGCCGAGCGGCTGCACCGCCCGCATCTCAGGATCGGCTTCCCGATCTTCGACCGGCTCGGTGCCCAGCACCGCGTGAGCGTCGGCTACGCCGGGACGCGCGACCTGATCTTCGAGATCGCCAACCTGTTGCAGTCCGGCGACCACGCCCCGACCCCCGCCGACCTCGATCCCTTCCGCGACCGCGCCGCGGACGCCCCGACGCCGAGGAGCCACTGA
- the nifX gene encoding nitrogen fixation protein NifX — translation MTTRRLSIADADAAPPLAGPKIRIAIATQDMKGLNAHFGSARRFAVYDVSAAGWAFVEAVDFSDVSDESGKHRTEGDDRIGPKVAALAGCQILFCLAIGGPSAAKVVSARIHPIKVPAPAPIEEVLERTRAMLAGSPPPWLRKLLAEAGVATKPAFDAED, via the coding sequence ATGACGACGCGCCGCCTCTCGATCGCCGATGCCGACGCCGCCCCGCCGCTGGCGGGCCCGAAGATCCGGATCGCCATCGCCACCCAGGACATGAAGGGGCTGAACGCCCACTTCGGCTCCGCCCGCCGCTTCGCCGTCTACGACGTCTCGGCCGCCGGCTGGGCCTTCGTCGAGGCGGTCGACTTCTCCGACGTCTCCGACGAGAGCGGCAAACACCGCACCGAGGGCGACGACCGCATCGGCCCGAAGGTCGCCGCGCTCGCGGGCTGCCAGATCCTGTTCTGCCTCGCCATCGGCGGCCCGTCCGCGGCCAAGGTGGTGTCGGCGCGGATCCACCCGATCAAGGTGCCGGCGCCGGCGCCGATCGAGGAAGTGCTGGAGCGCACCCGCGCGATGCTCGCCGGCTCGCCGCCGCCGTGGCTGCGCAAGCTGCTCGCCGAGGCCGGCGTCGCCACCAAGCCCGCCTTCGACGCCGAGGACTGA
- a CDS encoding NifX-associated nitrogen fixation protein produces the protein MLDVADPSTAALAEPFTRTLVRLLRAQDTHGAWDAKSDAEILKPFVVTREERRAMPIIGDPDPDVLWRIEMFYTAVGLQVESETGVMAGPMTKMSHEGFGRLILIAGKLIVLSRHLRDVHRFGFDDLSALATEGAKWVAKARAEIEAHPDVARA, from the coding sequence ATGCTCGACGTCGCCGACCCCTCGACCGCCGCCCTGGCGGAGCCCTTCACCCGCACGCTGGTGCGGCTCCTGCGCGCCCAGGACACCCACGGCGCCTGGGACGCCAAGTCCGACGCGGAGATCCTGAAGCCCTTCGTGGTGACCCGCGAGGAGCGCCGGGCGATGCCGATCATCGGCGACCCCGACCCGGACGTGCTGTGGCGGATCGAGATGTTCTACACGGCCGTCGGCCTGCAGGTGGAGAGCGAGACCGGCGTGATGGCGGGGCCGATGACGAAGATGAGCCACGAGGGCTTCGGCCGGCTGATCCTGATCGCCGGCAAGCTGATCGTGCTGTCGCGGCACCTGCGCGACGTCCACCGCTTCGGCTTCGACGACCTCTCCGCCCTCGCGACCGAGGGCGCCAAGTGGGTCGCCAAGGCGCGGGCCGAGATCGAGGCCCACCCCGACGTCGCCCGCGCCTGA
- a CDS encoding CCE_0567 family metalloprotein, translating into MSEIDDLKATVKKLSQKATAMKMNLHDLSEELPVDYEKIPTVAAECFEAFKALTEARARLKALEGA; encoded by the coding sequence ATGTCCGAGATCGACGACCTCAAGGCGACGGTGAAGAAGCTGTCGCAGAAGGCGACCGCCATGAAGATGAACCTGCACGACCTCTCGGAGGAACTGCCGGTCGACTACGAGAAGATCCCGACGGTCGCCGCCGAGTGCTTCGAGGCGTTCAAGGCGCTGACCGAGGCGCGCGCCCGCCTGAAGGCGCTGGAAGGCGCCTGA
- the fdxB gene encoding ferredoxin III, nif-specific — MSFTTRDGSAWTPSYLTAIDARTCIGCGRCYKVCSRDVMHLHGVDEAGTILGKIEDGSDEDFDGELNRSIMVLDRAGACIGCGACARVCPKGCQTHTPADRLAA, encoded by the coding sequence ATGTCCTTCACCACCCGCGACGGCTCGGCCTGGACGCCGTCCTATCTGACCGCCATCGACGCGCGCACCTGCATCGGCTGCGGCCGTTGCTACAAGGTCTGCTCGCGCGACGTCATGCACCTCCACGGCGTCGACGAAGCCGGCACCATCCTCGGCAAGATCGAGGACGGCTCCGACGAGGACTTCGACGGCGAACTCAACCGCTCGATCATGGTGCTCGACCGCGCCGGCGCCTGCATCGGCTGCGGCGCCTGCGCCCGGGTCTGCCCGAAGGGGTGCCAGACCCACACGCCGGCGGACCGGCTGGCGGCCTGA
- a CDS encoding nitrogen fixation protein NifQ, with translation MSTIPMPETGGEQRPAQGRRLSPRTADALRRVVVLAAAEARDRGEPIAGRLGLTRRDVAAILAALPDLAAVVGDLALGADHVPDEEEDQVRLLLTISLADEGDDGRRMAAIMARRAMEPDHLWQDMGLACRGDLSALIAELFPALHARNTRSMRWKKFFYRELCEAEGFVLCAAPSCGACADHAACFGPEDGESRLAEIRRAAN, from the coding sequence ATGTCGACGATCCCGATGCCCGAGACGGGCGGGGAGCAGCGGCCGGCCCAGGGCCGCCGGCTCTCGCCGCGCACGGCCGACGCGCTCCGGCGCGTCGTCGTCCTCGCCGCCGCCGAGGCGCGCGACCGTGGCGAGCCGATCGCGGGCCGGCTCGGCCTTACCCGCCGCGACGTCGCGGCGATCCTCGCCGCCCTGCCCGACCTCGCCGCCGTGGTCGGCGATCTCGCGCTCGGCGCCGACCACGTGCCCGACGAGGAGGAGGACCAGGTCCGCCTGCTCCTGACGATCTCCCTCGCCGACGAGGGCGACGACGGCCGGCGCATGGCCGCGATCATGGCCCGGCGGGCGATGGAGCCCGACCACCTCTGGCAGGACATGGGTCTCGCCTGCCGCGGCGACCTCTCGGCGCTGATCGCCGAACTGTTCCCCGCACTCCACGCCCGCAACACCCGGTCGATGCGCTGGAAGAAGTTCTTCTACCGCGAACTCTGCGAGGCCGAGGGCTTCGTGCTGTGCGCCGCGCCGAGCTGCGGCGCCTGCGCCGACCACGCCGCCTGCTTCGGCCCGGAGGACGGCGAGAGCCGCCTCGCCGAGATCCGCCGCGCCGCGAACTGA